Proteins encoded in a region of the Mycolicibacterium neoaurum genome:
- a CDS encoding STAS domain-containing protein: protein MTTPDNIAIALSPPRAARGTAVYTVRHMPPSMTVVEVYGQLDAANAREFSGYALTHLAHTDQLIVDLAGIDFFGTEAFSMLHTISVTAAGKDARWVLVPSAAVRRLLGICDPDGVLPTAETTTEAAGHLQGQPLLQLVPQFGQ, encoded by the coding sequence ATGACCACGCCAGACAACATCGCCATCGCGCTGTCCCCGCCGCGCGCGGCGCGTGGCACCGCCGTCTATACCGTCCGCCACATGCCGCCGTCCATGACCGTCGTCGAGGTCTACGGGCAACTCGACGCCGCCAATGCTCGGGAGTTCAGCGGATATGCGCTCACCCACCTGGCGCACACCGACCAGCTGATCGTCGACCTGGCCGGCATCGATTTCTTTGGCACAGAAGCATTCTCGATGTTGCACACCATCAGCGTGACGGCCGCGGGCAAGGATGCCCGCTGGGTACTGGTTCCCAGTGCCGCGGTGCGGCGTCTACTGGGGATCTGCGATCCCGACGGTGTTCTGCCCACCGCCGAGACCACCACCGAGGCCGCAGGCCACCTCCAGGGACAGCCGCTACTGCAGCTCGTCCCGCAGTTTGGCCAGTGA